In Saccharomonospora marina XMU15, one genomic interval encodes:
- a CDS encoding CGNR zinc finger domain-containing protein yields the protein MSGSPSQETAADPRPLKGEPLSLDLLNTRWNDQGVRQDLLETVAGLAVWLRSVGLAERVAADQQALDVLREVRDALWSLVEGDEDSAEARAVLNRTLGHGRLRRSLGPDGPESVVETDPPGQLPAWLAAADYLRLLENDPTRIRRCAHPDCVLYFYDVSKNGLRRWCSMASCGNRAKASRHYQRQRQSGGGGS from the coding sequence TTGTCGGGAAGTCCGAGCCAGGAAACCGCCGCAGACCCTCGTCCACTGAAGGGCGAGCCGCTCTCTCTCGATCTGCTGAACACTCGCTGGAACGACCAAGGCGTTCGACAGGACCTGCTGGAGACGGTTGCTGGTCTCGCCGTCTGGCTGAGGTCGGTTGGCCTGGCAGAACGCGTCGCTGCCGATCAGCAGGCGCTTGACGTTCTGCGGGAGGTTCGTGACGCGCTGTGGTCACTGGTGGAGGGCGACGAAGACTCAGCCGAGGCACGTGCGGTACTCAACCGGACGTTGGGCCACGGCAGGCTCCGTCGGTCGCTCGGCCCCGACGGTCCCGAATCCGTGGTGGAGACCGACCCACCCGGCCAGCTGCCCGCCTGGCTCGCCGCCGCCGACTATCTGCGCTTGCTGGAAAACGATCCGACCCGCATCCGGCGCTGCGCCCACCCCGACTGCGTCCTGTACTTCTACGACGTGTCCAAGAACGGCCTCCGCCGCTGGTGCTCCATGGCCAGTTGCGGCAACCGCGCCAAGGCATCCCGCCACTACCAACGGCAAAGGCAGTCTGGTGGCGGTGGGAGCTGA
- a CDS encoding Bax inhibitor-1/YccA family protein — MRTSSNPAFRNLPTAAARAPYAGFNQPHGGVPGYGAPQTAEGAADRPMTVDDVVLKTGASLGVTLLVGVITAIWAQSQVAANSMGAVTGAMIAGMLVGLVLALVITFKQMASGPMTLAYSAAEGVFLGAITGVFELLVPGIALQAVLATAAVFTVMLVVYKTGAIKVTPKLTKWIIGALGGALVLMLANLVLGLFGVNMGLRDGGPLAIIFSLVVIGIAAFSFLLDFDMADRMIREGVPAKWSWYVAFGLMVTLVWLYLEILRLLSYLNGSD; from the coding sequence GTGCGAACCTCTAGCAACCCCGCATTCCGCAACCTGCCGACGGCTGCGGCGCGGGCACCCTACGCGGGCTTCAACCAGCCGCACGGCGGGGTACCCGGCTACGGCGCCCCGCAGACGGCCGAAGGCGCCGCCGACCGCCCGATGACGGTCGACGACGTCGTACTGAAGACCGGTGCGAGCCTCGGCGTGACCCTGCTGGTCGGGGTCATCACCGCCATCTGGGCGCAGTCGCAGGTCGCGGCCAACTCGATGGGCGCCGTCACCGGCGCGATGATCGCCGGGATGCTCGTCGGCCTCGTGCTCGCGCTCGTCATCACCTTCAAGCAAATGGCCAGTGGGCCGATGACGCTGGCCTACTCCGCTGCGGAGGGTGTGTTCCTCGGCGCGATCACCGGCGTTTTCGAACTGCTCGTCCCCGGTATCGCGCTGCAGGCCGTGCTGGCCACCGCGGCGGTGTTCACGGTGATGCTCGTGGTCTACAAGACCGGTGCCATCAAGGTGACGCCCAAGCTCACCAAGTGGATCATCGGTGCGCTCGGTGGCGCGCTCGTGCTGATGCTCGCGAACCTGGTGCTCGGCCTGTTCGGCGTCAACATGGGGCTGCGTGACGGTGGCCCGCTCGCGATCATCTTCAGCCTCGTGGTGATCGGCATCGCCGCGTTCAGCTTCCTGCTGGACTTCGACATGGCCGACCGGATGATCCGCGAAGGCGTGCCCGCCAAGTGGTCCTGGTACGTCGCCTTCGGCCTGATGGTCACCCTGGTCTGGCTGTACCTGGAGATTCTGCGCCTGCTGTCGTACCTCAACGGCAGCGACTAG
- a CDS encoding VOC family protein → MGQSAGIKSLQTGHVGLNVTDIERSLPFYVEAFGFEVLAEGKDEGRRWALLGREGRLLVTLWQQSEAGFTTSSAGLHHLSFQVETIEEVRAAEQVLRRLNAAFQYDGVVPHGEGVASGGIFFSDPDGIRLEIYAPTGADSAPAPTGAAPTCGFF, encoded by the coding sequence ATGGGACAGTCCGCTGGCATCAAGTCGCTGCAGACGGGCCACGTCGGCCTCAACGTGACGGACATCGAGCGATCGCTGCCGTTCTACGTCGAGGCCTTCGGGTTCGAGGTACTCGCCGAAGGCAAGGACGAGGGGCGCCGTTGGGCCCTTCTCGGCCGCGAAGGACGTCTTCTGGTGACCCTGTGGCAGCAGAGCGAAGCCGGCTTCACCACTTCCTCGGCGGGGCTTCACCATCTGTCCTTCCAGGTGGAGACGATCGAGGAGGTCAGGGCCGCCGAGCAGGTGCTGCGTCGGCTGAACGCTGCCTTCCAGTACGACGGCGTCGTGCCGCACGGCGAGGGCGTGGCCTCCGGCGGCATCTTCTTCAGCGACCCCGACGGCATCCGACTGGAGATCTACGCGCCCACCGGTGCGGACAGCGCGCCTGCGCCGACAGGTGCCGCCCCTACCTGCGGCTTCTTCTAA
- a CDS encoding coiled-coil domain-containing protein, giving the protein MASDHDNRLLPLRREFGQAWHGFDRNQVAQYLDHLETQLRRLMAERDSAAARTTAVSRELESAKAEIAELRERVEELKKPPERIEDLDERMRRTVELANTQAGEIVARAEAAAEQNWARSSEVSNKLHERYMKLLETLDGHAEALQREHEDALASTRAEVERMTTEAVQRREQLDAEAEQKRRAIETEFESRMATERQALEQEITEQRESSRRDAERRVAEATAEAKRLVEEATEKASKLVREATEEAERRTAEANATVTRLTKIREEARARLREADEVLQQGESALHPVQEEDTELAKAQPGS; this is encoded by the coding sequence ATGGCTTCCGACCACGACAACCGGCTGCTCCCGCTGCGAAGGGAGTTCGGCCAGGCATGGCACGGATTCGACCGCAATCAGGTGGCGCAGTACCTCGATCACCTCGAGACGCAGTTGCGCAGGCTCATGGCGGAGCGCGATTCCGCCGCCGCGCGCACGACCGCGGTTTCTCGCGAGCTGGAAAGCGCGAAAGCCGAGATCGCCGAACTGCGGGAACGGGTCGAGGAGCTGAAGAAGCCGCCGGAGCGCATCGAGGATCTCGACGAGCGGATGCGCAGAACCGTGGAGCTGGCCAACACCCAGGCCGGGGAGATCGTCGCTCGCGCCGAGGCGGCCGCGGAGCAGAACTGGGCACGCAGCAGCGAGGTGTCCAACAAGCTGCACGAGCGCTACATGAAGTTGCTGGAGACGCTCGACGGGCACGCCGAAGCGCTGCAGCGCGAGCACGAGGACGCGCTCGCCTCCACCAGGGCCGAGGTGGAGCGCATGACCACCGAGGCGGTGCAGCGGCGCGAGCAGTTGGACGCAGAGGCAGAGCAGAAGCGGCGCGCCATCGAGACCGAGTTCGAGTCGAGGATGGCGACCGAGCGCCAGGCACTCGAACAAGAGATCACCGAGCAGCGGGAGTCGAGCAGGCGCGACGCGGAGCGGCGCGTCGCGGAGGCAACCGCGGAGGCCAAGCGGCTTGTCGAGGAAGCTACCGAGAAGGCGAGCAAGTTGGTCAGGGAGGCCACGGAGGAGGCCGAGCGGCGAACCGCCGAGGCCAACGCCACGGTCACCCGCCTTACCAAGATCCGCGAGGAGGCCCGCGCCAGGCTCAGGGAGGCCGACGAGGTGTTGCAGCAGGGCGAATCCGCGCTGCACCCGGTGCAGGAGGAGGACACCGAGCTGGCGAAGGCACAGCCGGGGTCGTGA
- a CDS encoding pyridoxamine 5'-phosphate oxidase family protein translates to MAAVYHAGERAVQERAGVLDQAGFSSRAIQARIPAVAQDFLREQVVLVLGATDRHGQVWACLLTGAPGFLRAEGDAGLVIDAHPVPGDPLHPEFVGTDAPVHVGVIAIEPASRRRMRMNGRATTTSSGIRVVLDQVYANCPKYIQKRQPRWTPTNPAAPLRARGLADRQIALISQADTFFIATADRNGNADASHRGGSPSFVEVISSTRLRWPDYVGNAMFATLGNIEVNPAAGLLFPDWETGNTLQLTGTARVDWDPDQAAAFPGAQRLVEFTITEVVEIPGASPLRWSAPVYSRFNPRPVRPSLAHEL, encoded by the coding sequence GTGGCAGCCGTTTATCACGCAGGCGAACGGGCCGTGCAGGAGCGCGCAGGTGTGCTCGATCAAGCGGGGTTCTCCTCGCGCGCCATCCAGGCCCGCATTCCGGCCGTGGCCCAGGACTTTCTTCGCGAACAAGTCGTCCTGGTGCTCGGCGCGACCGACCGGCACGGGCAGGTCTGGGCTTGCCTGCTGACAGGAGCGCCCGGATTTCTACGGGCCGAAGGGGATGCAGGGCTGGTCATCGACGCGCATCCCGTTCCCGGCGACCCCCTTCACCCCGAATTCGTGGGTACCGACGCCCCCGTGCACGTGGGGGTGATCGCCATCGAGCCCGCCAGCAGGCGTCGTATGCGAATGAACGGCCGCGCCACCACGACCAGCTCCGGAATCCGCGTGGTGCTCGACCAGGTATACGCCAACTGCCCCAAGTACATTCAGAAGCGGCAGCCACGGTGGACGCCGACCAACCCTGCCGCCCCACTGCGCGCCCGCGGGCTCGCCGACCGCCAGATCGCACTCATCTCCCAGGCCGATACCTTTTTCATCGCGACGGCAGACCGAAACGGCAACGCCGACGCCTCACACCGCGGTGGCAGCCCAAGCTTCGTCGAAGTGATCTCGTCCACCCGGCTGCGCTGGCCCGACTACGTCGGCAACGCGATGTTCGCAACCCTCGGCAACATCGAGGTCAACCCCGCGGCCGGACTACTCTTCCCCGACTGGGAGACCGGCAACACACTCCAGCTCACCGGGACCGCGCGGGTCGACTGGGACCCCGACCAGGCGGCAGCCTTCCCCGGAGCGCAGCGACTGGTCGAATTCACCATCACCGAGGTCGTCGAAATCCCCGGGGCCAGCCCGCTGCGCTGGAGCGCACCGGTCTATTCACGCTTCAACCCGCGACCCGTGCGCCCGTCACTCGCCCACGAACTGTGA
- a CDS encoding NAD(P)/FAD-dependent oxidoreductase yields the protein MSSRFDGPGILVIGASLAGLRACTALRSLGYEGRLTVIGDEPHPPYDRPPLSKEFLTQPAHRVDLPLPVGLDITWQLGRRATGLDLAARTVEMADGTRVPFDGLVIATGSTARPWPAAVPAGVHTLRSLDDAHALRKALHRGGGRLLVIGAGFIGSEISATARGAGLPVTLVEPQPQPLRRAVGEAAGGFVATLHRRAGVDLRTSTTVLSLTGDRKLTGARLSDGTDVNAAVAVLALGSLPSTDWLTGSGLCIEGGVLCDRHARALRQDGTPAPAVVAAGDVTRWPHPWAKNPGITLGHWSNAAEQAETAARSLLNPEAPADYRPVPSFWSDQYDVKFRSVGLPALADSVDVRENDPDARRLDIAYYQQGRLIGALTGNRVGRIAAYREQLAAELRALR from the coding sequence ATGAGCTCTCGATTCGACGGGCCCGGAATCCTCGTCATCGGTGCGTCGCTGGCCGGGCTGCGCGCCTGCACGGCTCTGCGCAGCCTGGGGTACGAGGGCCGCCTGACAGTCATCGGAGACGAACCCCATCCCCCGTACGACCGCCCGCCCCTCTCCAAGGAGTTCCTCACCCAGCCAGCCCACCGTGTGGACCTGCCGCTGCCCGTCGGGCTCGACATCACCTGGCAGCTCGGCCGGCGGGCGACCGGGCTGGACCTCGCCGCACGCACCGTGGAAATGGCCGACGGGACCCGCGTCCCCTTCGATGGCCTCGTCATCGCGACCGGCTCCACCGCCCGGCCCTGGCCCGCAGCCGTGCCTGCGGGCGTACACACCCTGCGTAGCCTGGACGACGCACACGCCCTGCGCAAAGCCCTACACCGCGGTGGCGGCCGGCTGTTGGTTATCGGGGCCGGGTTCATCGGCAGCGAGATCTCGGCAACCGCCCGTGGCGCCGGACTCCCGGTCACCCTCGTGGAACCGCAACCACAGCCGCTGCGGCGCGCGGTCGGAGAGGCCGCAGGCGGGTTCGTCGCCACGCTTCACCGAAGGGCAGGCGTGGACCTCAGAACATCGACTACGGTGCTGTCCCTGACTGGCGACCGGAAACTCACCGGAGCCCGCCTCTCCGATGGGACGGACGTGAACGCGGCGGTTGCCGTGCTCGCCCTGGGCTCGCTGCCTTCCACCGACTGGTTGACCGGCTCCGGCCTGTGCATCGAGGGCGGAGTCCTGTGCGACCGGCACGCCCGCGCACTCCGCCAGGACGGAACACCTGCCCCTGCAGTGGTGGCCGCCGGCGACGTCACCCGCTGGCCCCACCCATGGGCGAAGAACCCCGGCATCACGCTGGGACACTGGAGCAACGCCGCCGAGCAAGCCGAAACGGCCGCGCGATCGCTGCTCAACCCCGAGGCACCCGCGGACTACCGCCCCGTCCCATCGTTCTGGTCCGATCAGTACGACGTCAAGTTCCGCTCCGTCGGGCTTCCCGCGCTTGCCGACTCGGTCGACGTACGCGAGAACGACCCCGACGCACGCCGACTGGATATCGCCTACTACCAGCAAGGCCGCCTGATTGGAGCGCTCACCGGCAACCGGGTTGGCAGGATCGCTGCTTACCGTGAGCAACTCGCCGCGGAGCTTCGCGCCCTTCGCTGA
- a CDS encoding acetyl-CoA C-acetyltransferase: MPEAVIVSAARSPIGRANKGSLVDMRPDDLTAQMVRAALDKVPQLDPADIDDLMLGCGLPGGESGFNMARVVAVELGYDHLPGCTITRYCSSSLQTTRMAMHAIKAGEGDVFISAGVETVSRSVKGSSDSWPDTQNPIFADAKARTARTAEQGADSWTDPRQAGQLPDVYIAMGQTAENLALLKNVSREEMDSFGVRSQNLAEKAIADGFWAKDITPVTLPDGTVVTADDGPRPGVTLEGVSALKPVFRPDGRVTAGNCCPLNDGAAALVIMSDTKAKELGITPLARIVSTGVSALSPEIMGYGPVEASKQALARAGMSIDDIDLVEINEAFAAQVIPSYRDLGIDIERLNVNGGAIAVGHPFGMTGARITSTLINSLRHHDKQFGLETMCVGGGQGMAMVLERLS, from the coding sequence ATGCCGGAAGCCGTGATCGTCTCCGCCGCTCGCTCGCCAATCGGCCGCGCGAACAAAGGCTCGCTGGTGGATATGCGACCAGACGACCTCACCGCGCAGATGGTGCGGGCCGCGCTGGACAAGGTGCCGCAGCTCGACCCCGCCGACATCGACGACCTGATGCTGGGCTGCGGCCTGCCGGGCGGCGAGTCCGGCTTCAACATGGCCAGGGTGGTCGCGGTCGAACTCGGCTACGATCACCTGCCTGGCTGCACCATCACCCGCTACTGCTCCTCCAGCCTGCAGACCACCAGGATGGCCATGCACGCGATCAAGGCGGGCGAAGGTGACGTGTTCATCTCGGCAGGTGTCGAAACCGTGTCCCGCTCGGTGAAGGGCAGCTCGGATTCCTGGCCCGACACGCAGAACCCGATCTTCGCCGACGCGAAGGCACGCACGGCCCGCACCGCAGAGCAGGGCGCCGACAGCTGGACCGACCCCAGGCAGGCAGGCCAACTGCCCGACGTCTACATCGCGATGGGCCAGACCGCGGAGAACCTGGCGCTGTTGAAGAACGTCTCCCGCGAGGAGATGGACTCCTTCGGGGTGCGCTCGCAGAACCTCGCGGAGAAGGCGATCGCCGACGGCTTCTGGGCCAAGGACATCACCCCCGTGACGCTGCCCGACGGCACCGTGGTCACCGCCGACGACGGTCCGCGCCCCGGCGTGACGCTGGAGGGCGTTTCCGCACTCAAGCCGGTGTTCCGGCCGGACGGCCGGGTCACGGCGGGCAACTGCTGCCCGCTGAACGACGGCGCTGCCGCGCTGGTGATCATGAGCGATACCAAGGCGAAGGAACTCGGGATCACACCGCTGGCCAGGATCGTTTCGACCGGCGTCTCCGCGCTGTCCCCCGAGATCATGGGCTACGGACCGGTGGAGGCGTCCAAGCAGGCGCTGGCCAGGGCCGGGATGTCGATCGACGACATCGACCTCGTGGAGATCAACGAGGCGTTCGCGGCGCAGGTCATCCCCTCGTATCGCGACCTGGGCATCGACATCGAGCGGCTGAACGTCAACGGTGGCGCCATCGCCGTCGGCCACCCCTTCGGCATGACCGGTGCGCGCATCACCTCGACCCTGATCAACTCACTGCGCCACCACGACAAGCAGTTCGGGCTGGAGACCATGTGTGTCGGTGGCGGCCAGGGCATGGCGATGGTGTTGGAGCGGCTGAGCTGA
- a CDS encoding ATP-binding protein, translated as MTDRSVEVSVDAEPELVPVIRNVAADLAIRMDLQLDTIADLRLAVDEACGLLLKQAATPTTLRCRFTLSEHTITARAEVACEDGATPPQEGFSWHVLNALVREVRSQTIRESDGAPVAVIELAVSDA; from the coding sequence TTGACAGACCGGTCCGTGGAGGTCTCCGTCGACGCGGAACCAGAGTTGGTTCCGGTGATCCGCAATGTCGCGGCCGACCTTGCAATTCGGATGGACCTACAACTCGACACCATCGCTGACCTGCGACTGGCCGTCGACGAGGCCTGCGGGCTGCTGCTCAAACAGGCCGCGACCCCGACGACGCTGCGCTGCCGCTTCACGCTTTCCGAACACACCATCACCGCGCGCGCGGAGGTCGCGTGCGAGGACGGCGCGACCCCGCCACAGGAGGGCTTCAGCTGGCACGTGTTGAACGCGCTCGTCCGCGAGGTGCGCAGCCAGACGATCAGGGAATCGGACGGAGCCCCGGTAGCCGTGATCGAACTGGCGGTCAGTGACGCCTAG
- a CDS encoding SDR family oxidoreductase: protein MATYLVTGATGFIGRHFTRSLLRREDTEHVTLLVREASMTRLAELVRQWPHPEKTTLVAGDLAAEGLGVAERTREELRGKVDHVVHLAALYDLTADDEDSARANVAGTRGVVELAADVRAGCLHHVSSVAVAGDYEGVFTEEMFDAGQRLPTPYHRTKFEAERLVREQDRVPWRVYRPAVVVGHSETGEMDKVDGPYYFFSGISRLASLPSLPAVGPDIGDTNIVPVDYVANALLELVTRDGLDGRTFHLVNPKPQPVLEVYNAFARAAGAPTVRVRLGRRLSLGLVEAARLSEHVPGVCLARDAVLERLGIPPVLLRTLAFAPVFASAQTRRVLAGSGVDVPNLDSYAGVLWRYWREHLDPFRARRPGPRGELDGRRVAITGASSGIGRATALKVAAEGGVALLVARREHELHQVRDEIVAAGGQASVYPADLTDEESVRKAVDAMLADHGHVDMLVNNAGRSIRRSIRLSYDRFHDYERAMAINYFGAVRLILALLPHMTRRKFGHIVNVSSIGVQGIAPRFSAYVASKAALDYFSKIAATETHGDGVTFTTIHMPLVRTPMIRPTKIYDAFPTKSPEQAADMVVKALRRRPKHIGTPEGYLIQVAYAVAPGLVNAVAYEGYRVFPDSTAAGGSGRVKLGKGERHLSRAAAALVKLTRGFHW from the coding sequence ATGGCCACGTATCTCGTCACAGGGGCGACCGGCTTCATCGGTCGCCACTTCACCCGGTCACTGCTGCGGCGCGAGGACACCGAGCACGTCACGCTGCTGGTGCGTGAGGCTTCCATGACCCGGCTGGCCGAGCTGGTCCGGCAGTGGCCGCACCCGGAGAAGACAACGCTGGTGGCAGGCGACCTCGCCGCCGAAGGGCTGGGAGTCGCCGAGCGCACGCGCGAGGAATTGCGGGGCAAGGTCGACCACGTCGTTCACCTCGCCGCGTTGTACGACCTGACCGCCGACGACGAGGACAGCGCGCGGGCCAACGTGGCAGGCACCAGAGGTGTCGTCGAACTGGCGGCGGACGTGCGGGCCGGATGCCTGCACCACGTCTCCTCGGTGGCGGTCGCCGGCGACTACGAGGGCGTGTTCACCGAGGAGATGTTCGACGCGGGGCAGCGCCTGCCCACGCCGTACCACCGCACGAAGTTCGAGGCGGAACGACTGGTACGGGAGCAGGATCGCGTGCCGTGGCGGGTCTACCGGCCCGCCGTGGTCGTCGGACACTCCGAGACGGGCGAAATGGACAAGGTGGACGGTCCGTACTACTTCTTCAGTGGGATCAGCAGGCTTGCCTCGCTGCCGAGCCTGCCCGCGGTGGGACCCGACATCGGCGACACCAACATCGTCCCCGTCGACTACGTGGCCAACGCACTGCTGGAACTGGTGACCAGGGACGGCCTTGACGGGCGTACCTTCCACCTGGTCAACCCGAAACCGCAACCGGTGCTGGAGGTCTACAACGCCTTCGCCAGGGCCGCGGGGGCGCCGACCGTCCGGGTGCGGCTCGGCAGGCGGCTGTCCCTGGGCCTTGTGGAGGCGGCGCGGCTGAGCGAGCACGTGCCGGGCGTGTGTCTGGCACGCGATGCCGTTTTGGAGCGCCTCGGAATCCCGCCCGTACTGCTGCGCACGCTCGCCTTCGCCCCGGTGTTCGCCTCGGCGCAGACCCGGCGGGTACTCGCGGGCTCCGGCGTCGACGTGCCGAACCTGGACAGCTACGCCGGTGTGCTGTGGCGGTACTGGCGGGAACACCTCGACCCGTTCCGCGCACGCAGGCCGGGTCCGCGCGGTGAACTGGACGGGCGCCGTGTCGCTATCACGGGTGCCTCGTCGGGTATCGGAAGGGCGACGGCGCTGAAGGTGGCGGCCGAGGGTGGCGTGGCACTGCTCGTCGCGCGCCGTGAGCACGAACTACATCAGGTGCGCGACGAGATCGTCGCCGCGGGCGGGCAGGCTTCGGTGTACCCGGCCGACCTGACCGACGAGGAGTCGGTGCGCAAGGCCGTCGACGCGATGCTCGCCGACCACGGGCACGTCGACATGCTGGTGAACAACGCGGGCCGCTCGATCCGGCGATCGATTCGGCTGTCCTACGACCGCTTCCACGACTACGAACGCGCGATGGCGATCAACTACTTCGGCGCGGTGCGGCTGATCCTGGCACTGCTACCGCATATGACGCGACGCAAGTTCGGCCATATCGTCAACGTCTCCTCGATCGGTGTGCAGGGAATCGCGCCGCGGTTCTCCGCCTACGTCGCCTCCAAGGCCGCGCTCGACTACTTCAGCAAGATCGCCGCTACCGAGACGCACGGCGACGGCGTCACGTTCACGACCATCCATATGCCGCTCGTGCGCACCCCCATGATCCGGCCGACCAAGATATACGACGCGTTTCCGACGAAATCCCCAGAACAGGCCGCCGACATGGTGGTAAAGGCGTTGCGGCGAAGGCCGAAGCACATCGGGACCCCGGAGGGCTATCTCATCCAGGTCGCCTACGCTGTGGCACCGGGACTTGTCAACGCCGTCGCATACGAGGGTTATCGGGTGTTTCCTGACTCCACCGCCGCGGGCGGATCGGGTCGGGTGAAACTCGGCAAGGGTGAGCGACACCTGTCGCGAGCCGCTGCGGCGCTGGTCAAACTGACCCGTGGGTTTCATTGGTAG
- a CDS encoding ferredoxin: MRIHVDMDLCQSHGQCVFASPEVFSFDDDDNLVHAQTPDETLRDAVVRAAAACPVRAIRIDGPERGDASGEAVA; encoded by the coding sequence ATGAGAATCCATGTGGACATGGATCTGTGCCAAAGTCACGGGCAGTGTGTCTTCGCCTCCCCTGAGGTGTTCTCCTTCGACGACGACGACAACCTCGTCCACGCACAGACCCCCGACGAAACCCTGCGCGACGCCGTGGTCAGGGCGGCGGCAGCCTGCCCGGTCCGTGCCATCCGCATCGACGGCCCGGAGCGCGGCGACGCCAGCGGTGAAGCTGTCGCATGA
- a CDS encoding PP2C family protein-serine/threonine phosphatase, whose product MTKDPGAELGRLLRDRNLSQGAWRAVEAELASAGELSEVLRALVDVINERDRELRWHQSELEQTNAGLLALHAEIDRQRQRTAFLDKVSRASTTSLDRTQLLDEIAELLQSHGFADWICVWTALDHRLSCAADPDLEPDATTVTAVRSQRPECEGRHRVSVPLTVGPRVLGVFDLHRESAEFTTDDISLAQGVANRAAAGLRNANEYEREHELAERLQRAMLPVLGPYRDLGLVARYLSATSGVHVGGDWYDAVERPDGTVVLTVGDVTGHGVDAAVVMGKLQNALRAYALEGHGPATSLRLVHEMLRGSETSLFATAVVVEIEPGTGVMRWASAGHPPPLLQDASGRIGYLEAAHAPMLGIHLLPGTSIPEHERKLSPGSAVVLYTDGLIERRNSDLDAGMARLVQAVRGCEQQELDQRAEYVLREMLGSSDHDDDVCLLMCAWAQATAGVS is encoded by the coding sequence ATGACGAAGGATCCGGGCGCCGAGCTCGGCAGACTGCTGCGTGACAGGAACCTGTCACAAGGCGCGTGGCGGGCCGTCGAAGCCGAGTTGGCCTCGGCGGGCGAGCTGAGCGAGGTGTTGCGGGCGCTCGTGGACGTGATCAACGAGCGTGACCGGGAGCTGCGCTGGCACCAGTCGGAACTGGAGCAGACCAATGCCGGCCTGCTGGCACTGCACGCCGAGATCGACAGGCAACGGCAACGCACCGCCTTTCTCGACAAGGTCAGTCGAGCCTCGACGACCTCGCTCGATCGCACGCAGCTACTGGACGAGATCGCCGAATTGCTCCAGTCGCACGGATTCGCCGACTGGATCTGTGTGTGGACAGCGCTCGATCACCGGCTGAGCTGTGCCGCCGATCCCGACCTCGAACCGGACGCGACCACGGTGACGGCGGTGCGCTCGCAACGACCGGAGTGCGAGGGCAGGCACAGGGTCAGCGTGCCACTCACGGTGGGCCCGCGGGTGCTCGGTGTGTTCGATCTGCACCGCGAGTCCGCGGAGTTCACCACCGACGACATCAGCCTCGCGCAGGGGGTCGCCAACCGAGCGGCCGCCGGACTGCGAAACGCCAACGAGTACGAACGGGAACACGAATTGGCCGAACGGTTGCAGCGGGCCATGTTGCCCGTGCTCGGCCCGTACCGGGATCTCGGGCTGGTCGCCCGCTACCTCTCCGCGACAAGCGGGGTCCACGTGGGCGGCGACTGGTACGACGCGGTGGAGCGGCCCGACGGTACCGTGGTGCTCACGGTGGGTGATGTCACCGGTCACGGTGTGGACGCGGCCGTGGTGATGGGGAAGCTGCAGAACGCGCTGCGGGCGTACGCCCTGGAGGGACACGGCCCCGCCACGTCGTTGCGGCTGGTGCACGAGATGTTGCGCGGTTCGGAAACGTCGCTGTTCGCCACGGCCGTTGTCGTGGAGATCGAACCGGGCACCGGGGTGATGCGTTGGGCGAGCGCGGGGCATCCGCCGCCGCTGCTGCAGGACGCCTCCGGAAGGATCGGCTACCTGGAGGCGGCGCACGCACCCATGCTGGGCATTCATTTGCTTCCTGGTACGTCGATCCCCGAGCATGAGCGGAAGTTGTCGCCAGGCTCGGCTGTTGTGCTTTACACCGACGGCCTGATCGAACGAAGGAACAGCGATCTCGACGCCGGTATGGCCAGGCTGGTGCAGGCCGTACGCGGGTGTGAGCAGCAAGAACTCGATCAGCGTGCTGAGTACGTGCTGCGGGAGATGCTCGGCTCCAGCGACCACGACGACGATGTGTGCCTGCTGATGTGCGCGTGGGCCCAGGCCACCGCCGGCGTGAGCTGA
- a CDS encoding LppU/SCO3897 family protein, with protein sequence MGQPPLPPPPKKRRLWLKVGVPVAVVVVGAVVALGAVGLRYAGWNAEVGECLNVPEFSSDAEKQPMKVDCGDDKATVKVAVKLDDGSGSCPDGNYDEISYDGGAKFCLMINARDGDCFANVTSPTKGYERVACTDPAAEVAVAKVASGTTDMEQVCAEFDQAQGIYYAEPATVVCLIPPTSV encoded by the coding sequence ATGGGCCAGCCGCCGCTGCCGCCACCGCCGAAGAAGCGCAGGCTGTGGCTCAAGGTCGGGGTACCGGTGGCGGTGGTCGTCGTGGGTGCCGTCGTCGCACTCGGGGCGGTCGGGCTGCGTTACGCCGGCTGGAACGCCGAGGTGGGCGAGTGTCTCAACGTGCCGGAGTTCTCCTCCGACGCCGAGAAGCAGCCGATGAAGGTCGACTGTGGCGACGACAAGGCCACGGTCAAAGTCGCCGTCAAGCTGGACGACGGTAGCGGCAGTTGCCCCGACGGCAACTACGACGAGATCTCCTACGACGGCGGCGCCAAGTTCTGCCTCATGATCAACGCGAGAGATGGAGACTGCTTCGCCAACGTCACCTCTCCGACCAAGGGTTATGAGCGCGTGGCGTGCACCGACCCGGCCGCGGAGGTGGCGGTCGCCAAGGTGGCGAGCGGGACCACCGATATGGAGCAGGTCTGCGCGGAGTTCGACCAGGCGCAGGGCATCTACTACGCCGAGCCAGCCACGGTCGTCTGCCTGATCCCGCCGACCTCGGTCTGA